From a region of the Balaenoptera ricei isolate mBalRic1 chromosome 11, mBalRic1.hap2, whole genome shotgun sequence genome:
- the LOC132374309 gene encoding LOW QUALITY PROTEIN: olfactory receptor 2M2-like (The sequence of the model RefSeq protein was modified relative to this genomic sequence to represent the inferred CDS: inserted 1 base in 1 codon) produces MEWVNQTFTSDFTLMGIFSHMPXHIFLFSLVLGLFTVALLANAVMVLLIYLDTRLHTPMYFLLSQLSLMDLMLICTTVPKMACTYLSGRKSISVAGCEAQVFFYVSLFGAEGFLFALMAYDHYVATCYPLQYPNLVKWKVCGLMAASSWILGVSDGIVDVVATLSFSSCSSREISLFFCDIPALLRLSCTDTSTFETPIFSCCALMLVFPLARIIISYTQVIITVVCMSSGEGRHKAFTTCASHLIVVVMYYGAATFMYMWPTSKHSPTQDRMVSTFYTILTPMLNPLIYSLWNKDVAKGTKEGEI; encoded by the exons ATGGAATGGGTGAATCAGACATTTACTTCTGACTTCACCTTGATGGGAATTTTTAGTCACATGC CTCATATCTTTCTGTTCTCTCTGGTCCTGGGCCTCTTCACAGTGGCGCTCTTGGCAAACGCTGTCATGGTTCTCCTCATCTACCTGGACACCCGGCTCCACACCCCCATGTACTTCCTCCTCAGCCAGCTCTCCCTCATGGACCTCATGCTCATCTGCACCACTGTACCTAAGATGGCCTGCACCTACCTCTCTGGCAGGAAGTCCATTTCTGTAGCAGGATGTGAAGCCCAGGTATTCTTCTATGTGTCCCTATTTGGCGCTGAGGGCTTCTTGTTTGCTCTCATGGCCTATGACCACTATGTTGCCACCTGCTACCCTCTTCAGTACCCTAATCTCGTGAAGTGGAAAGTCTGTGGACTCATGGCTGCCTCCTCATGGATCCTTGGTGTCTCTGATGGGATTGTTGATGTAGTTGCTACTTTGTCCTTCTCCAGTTGCAGCTCCCGAGAAATATCCCTGTTCTTCTGTGATATCCCGGCACTCCTACGTCTCTCATGCACAGATACTTCCACATTTGAAACACCTATTTTTAGCTGTTGTGCACTAATGCTCGTCTTCCCTTTGGCACGCATCATCATCTCCTACACACAGGTAATTATAACTGTTGTTTGCATGAGTTCTGGGGAGGGTCGGCACAAGGCTTTCACCACCTGTGCTTCACACCTTATTGTTGTAGTGATGTATTATGGAGCAGCTACGTTCATGTATATGTGGCCCACTTCTAAGCATTCCCCAACCCAGGACAGGATGGTGTCAACCTTCTACACCATTCTCACTCCCATGCTGAATCCCCTTATATATAGCCTCTGGAACAAAGATGTGGCCAAAGGTACTAAGGAAGGGGAAATCTAG